In Archangium violaceum, the following are encoded in one genomic region:
- a CDS encoding HAD-IIIA family hydrolase, translating into MKQMVILAGGRGSRMGGLLGALPKPMAPVGGKPLLRHQLELGLRHGFTEAVLLTGHGGETLESALGSVEGMRLRYVREERPLGTAGALMQALPVLAERFLVLYGDTLLEVDLERMWSHHQRASADLTLFLHPNDHPQDSDLVEVDEEDRVVAFHAPPHPPERLVPNLANAALYVMERRVLQGVEAEGMDLARTFFPRLLARGARLVGYRSPEYIKDMGTPERYARVQADHASGRPQRCSLEAPRPAVLLDRDGTLNRHAGYVRRPEEVELLDGVGAALRRLNQAGLRTALVTNQPVVARGECTEQELRRIHSRLELLLGRQGAYLDRLYWCPHHPDGGFAGERPELKKVCDCRKPATGLIERAARELRLELGDSWMVGDTTVDVRTARQAGVRSVLLRTGEAGSDARFPDRPDYVFLSLTEAVEFILVGHAALRARLEPLARDIPPGAWVGVGGLAHAGKSTTSSVLREVLRAQGRAASIVSLDNWIRSVGQRRADGLADNFDYEAIEDALGRLRRGERVDMPWYDRATRTRRDPGESLRLEPGEVLIIEGVPALDVPWLQPHLALKLYVEAPEPERLTRFLRDRSWRGQDETTARALYQSREGGEHPLVRATRACADVVLGVGG; encoded by the coding sequence ATGAAGCAGATGGTCATCCTGGCGGGTGGGCGAGGCTCGCGCATGGGCGGACTGCTCGGCGCGCTGCCCAAGCCCATGGCTCCCGTGGGCGGCAAGCCGCTGCTGCGGCACCAGCTCGAGCTGGGGCTGCGCCATGGCTTCACCGAGGCCGTGCTGCTCACCGGCCATGGGGGCGAGACACTCGAGAGCGCCCTGGGCTCCGTGGAGGGCATGAGGCTGCGCTACGTGCGGGAGGAGCGGCCCCTGGGCACCGCGGGGGCACTGATGCAGGCCCTGCCCGTGCTCGCCGAGCGCTTCCTCGTCCTCTATGGGGATACCCTGCTGGAGGTGGACCTGGAGCGGATGTGGTCCCACCACCAGCGCGCCAGCGCGGACCTCACCCTCTTCCTCCACCCCAATGACCATCCCCAGGACTCGGACCTCGTGGAGGTGGATGAGGAGGACCGGGTGGTGGCCTTCCACGCGCCGCCCCACCCTCCGGAGCGGCTGGTGCCCAACCTGGCCAACGCCGCCCTCTACGTGATGGAGCGGCGGGTGCTCCAGGGCGTCGAGGCCGAGGGAATGGACCTGGCCCGGACGTTCTTCCCCCGGCTGCTCGCCCGCGGCGCGCGGCTGGTGGGCTATCGCAGCCCCGAGTACATCAAGGACATGGGCACCCCGGAGCGCTACGCGCGCGTGCAGGCGGACCATGCCTCGGGCAGGCCCCAGCGCTGCTCGCTGGAGGCGCCCCGGCCGGCGGTGCTGTTGGATCGCGACGGCACGCTCAACCGGCACGCGGGCTACGTGCGGCGCCCCGAGGAGGTGGAGCTGCTCGACGGGGTGGGAGCGGCGTTGCGCCGGCTCAACCAGGCGGGGCTGCGCACCGCGCTCGTCACCAACCAGCCGGTGGTGGCTCGTGGCGAGTGCACGGAGCAGGAGCTGCGGCGCATCCACTCCCGGCTGGAGCTGCTGCTGGGACGGCAGGGCGCCTACCTGGATCGGCTCTACTGGTGCCCCCACCACCCGGATGGAGGCTTCGCTGGCGAGCGGCCCGAACTGAAGAAGGTGTGCGACTGCCGCAAGCCGGCCACCGGGCTCATCGAGCGTGCCGCCCGCGAGCTGCGCCTGGAGCTAGGCGACTCGTGGATGGTGGGCGACACCACGGTGGATGTGCGCACGGCACGACAGGCCGGAGTGCGCTCCGTGCTGCTGAGGACGGGCGAGGCCGGCTCCGACGCTCGCTTCCCGGACCGTCCGGACTACGTCTTCCTCTCGCTGACCGAGGCGGTGGAGTTCATCCTCGTGGGCCATGCGGCGCTGCGCGCCCGGCTCGAACCGCTGGCGCGGGACATCCCGCCCGGAGCGTGGGTGGGCGTGGGAGGGCTGGCGCACGCTGGCAAGAGCACCACCTCGTCCGTGCTGCGCGAGGTGCTGCGTGCCCAGGGCCGCGCCGCCTCCATCGTCTCGCTCGACAACTGGATCCGCTCCGTTGGCCAGCGGCGCGCGGACGGCCTGGCGGACAACTTCGATTACGAGGCCATCGAGGACGCCCTGGGGCGGCTGCGCCGGGGCGAGCGCGTGGACATGCCCTGGTACGATCGCGCCACGCGCACGCGCCGCGACCCGGGGGAATCGCTGCGGCTCGAACCCGGCGAGGTGCTCATCATCGAGGGAGTACCCGCGCTGGACGTGCCCTGGCTCCAGCCGCACCTGGCGCTCAAGCTGTACGTGGAGGCACCCGAGCCCGAGCGCCTCACCCGCTTCCTGAGGGACCGCTCCTGGCGCGGTCAGGACGAGACCACGGCGCGGGCGCTCTACCAGTCGCGCGAGGGCGGAGAGCATCCGCTGGTGCGAGCCACCCGGGCCTGCGCGGACGTGGTGCTGGGAGTGGGCGGATGA
- a CDS encoding Ppx/GppA phosphatase family protein, with the protein MPTSSLQPVLAAIDVGTNAVRLELARPDADGSLETLHQERDPIRPGEGVFSSGEMPKETADRLLSTLRRYAALCRRHKARVRAVATSAMRDARNRDEIVQRVRDEAGLNLEVVSGKEEARLICLGVLHRKPPQTRSLLVDIGGGSTEVAIATGERPDDLWSLPLGSVRLTEMFDAAGKVTPKQLRLMRSYVEEQMRKGLPEHLAHLPRVALGSSGTINAVVGYAASEGTGHVSLRQLQQAVETLAEMPPERRRKRFDPRRADIIVAGATILERVAKHLGVESVTAVNRGLRDGLLVDLLYRQDETREDHSLADAAVAMGRRLLFDEKHARQVAKLALTLFDDLAALHNLPLSCRPYLETAALLHDVGNAVSYERHHKHTYYLIHHGDIPGLADRERELVARVARYHQRSPPELNHSGMEGLSPAEARLVRKLATLLRVANSLDSSHHQPVKELRAVNGRDAVSLHLKSRQPVDLELWNVEQETSLFRRVFGKRLALHVGR; encoded by the coding sequence ATGCCCACCTCGTCCCTACAGCCCGTACTCGCCGCCATTGACGTGGGTACCAACGCCGTGCGCCTGGAGCTGGCCCGGCCGGATGCCGATGGCTCGCTCGAGACCCTGCACCAGGAGCGAGACCCCATCCGCCCTGGAGAGGGTGTCTTCTCCAGCGGTGAGATGCCGAAGGAGACGGCGGATCGCCTGCTGTCCACGCTGCGGCGCTACGCGGCGCTGTGCCGGCGGCACAAGGCGCGGGTGCGGGCGGTGGCCACCAGCGCGATGCGCGACGCGCGCAACCGCGATGAGATCGTCCAGCGGGTGCGCGACGAGGCGGGGCTGAACCTGGAGGTGGTGAGCGGCAAGGAGGAGGCGCGCCTCATCTGCCTGGGGGTGCTGCACCGCAAGCCGCCCCAGACGCGCTCGCTGCTGGTGGACATCGGCGGGGGCTCCACCGAGGTGGCCATCGCCACGGGCGAGCGGCCGGATGACCTGTGGAGCCTGCCGTTGGGCTCGGTGCGGCTGACGGAGATGTTCGACGCGGCCGGGAAGGTGACGCCCAAGCAGTTGCGGCTGATGCGCAGCTACGTGGAGGAGCAGATGCGCAAGGGCCTCCCCGAGCACCTCGCCCACCTGCCCCGGGTGGCGCTGGGCTCCTCCGGGACCATCAACGCGGTGGTGGGCTACGCGGCCAGCGAGGGCACCGGGCACGTCTCCCTGCGCCAGTTGCAGCAGGCGGTGGAGACGCTGGCGGAGATGCCCCCGGAGCGGCGGCGCAAGCGCTTCGACCCGAGGCGCGCGGACATCATCGTCGCGGGGGCCACCATCCTCGAGCGGGTGGCGAAGCACCTGGGCGTGGAGAGCGTCACCGCCGTGAACCGGGGCCTGCGCGATGGCCTGCTGGTGGACCTGCTGTACCGGCAGGACGAGACGCGCGAGGACCACTCGTTGGCGGACGCGGCGGTGGCCATGGGGCGGCGCCTCCTGTTCGACGAGAAGCACGCGCGCCAGGTGGCGAAGCTCGCGCTCACGCTCTTCGACGATCTGGCCGCGCTGCACAACCTGCCGCTCTCGTGCAGGCCGTACCTGGAGACCGCCGCGCTGCTGCACGACGTGGGCAACGCCGTCAGCTACGAGCGCCACCACAAGCACACCTATTACCTCATCCACCACGGCGACATCCCGGGTCTGGCGGATCGCGAGCGCGAGCTGGTGGCGCGGGTGGCGCGCTACCACCAACGCAGCCCGCCCGAGCTGAACCACTCGGGGATGGAGGGGCTGAGCCCCGCGGAAGCACGCCTGGTGCGAAAGCTGGCGACGCTGCTGCGCGTGGCGAACTCGCTGGACAGCAGTCACCACCAGCCGGTGAAGGAGCTGCGGGCCGTCAACGGCCGCGACGCGGTGTCCCTGCACCTCAAGAGCCGCCAGCCGGTGGACCTGGAGCTATGGAACGTGGAGCAGGAGACGAGCCTCTTCCGCCGCGTCTTCGGCAAGCGGCTCGCCCTGCACGTCGGCCGTTAG
- the ppk1 gene encoding polyphosphate kinase 1: MQFNDPQLFINRELSWLAFNERVLDDARDRELPLYERLKFFAIASSNLDEFFMVRVAGLKQQLASGVAETAADGMLPAEQLSAISERVHRLVDSASRLWVEELQPGLTAAGVSVLTRDKLTAEQKAAARTWFTTSVFPALTPLAVDPGHPFPHLRNKSLNVAVLLRREGPKRRRNARSSSLAVVQVPSVLRQLVPMPVDKGLAFLLLGEVIALCAADLFPGYVVEHTTAFRVTRNWDLNVDDEESEDLLSTIQDELRRRDRGAAVRLELDASASPQIESLLTAALKLGPMDVYRQQAPLQPSDLMGLLDVEPRPELRVEPFVPAVPPVLRDVESLFGVVAERDILLHHPYESFDPVVRLLEEAAEDPDVLAIKQTLYRTSGDSPIARALSRAVENGKQVAVLVEIKARLDEANNIAWARKMEESGVHVVYGLIGLKTHAKVVLVVRREGNGIRRYVHLGTGNYNPHTARLYTDLSLFTSREEIADDVSALFNMLTGYAVAPQWKRLAVAPMGLQERVLSLIQREAEKARRGEPARIVAKMNSLVDATVIRALYAASQAGVDIDLLVRGICCLRPGGPGVSERIRVTSVVDRFLEHSRVFAFGAGANPEVWMSSADWMPRNFLRRVEVMFPVEDPAIRQRLLDEVLGVALADNVKARRLQVDGSYVPVGRNGHQVRSQSVLMERAKRNSHQDPKPLEALRHATAPDAPTPSRQVPQTSG; the protein is encoded by the coding sequence GTGCAATTCAACGATCCACAGCTCTTCATCAACCGAGAGCTGTCGTGGCTGGCCTTCAACGAGCGGGTGCTGGACGACGCCCGTGACCGTGAGCTCCCTCTCTACGAGCGATTGAAGTTCTTCGCCATCGCTTCCTCGAACCTGGACGAGTTCTTCATGGTCCGCGTGGCGGGCCTGAAGCAGCAGCTGGCCAGCGGCGTGGCCGAGACGGCCGCGGACGGCATGCTGCCCGCGGAGCAGCTCAGCGCCATCAGCGAGCGCGTCCACAGGCTGGTGGACTCGGCCTCGCGCCTCTGGGTGGAGGAGCTCCAGCCCGGGCTGACGGCCGCGGGCGTCAGCGTCCTCACCCGGGACAAGCTGACGGCGGAGCAGAAGGCGGCCGCGCGCACCTGGTTCACCACCTCCGTCTTCCCGGCCCTCACCCCGCTGGCGGTGGATCCGGGCCACCCCTTTCCCCACCTGCGCAACAAGTCCCTCAACGTGGCGGTGCTGCTGCGGCGCGAGGGCCCCAAGCGCCGGCGCAACGCGCGCAGCTCCTCGCTGGCCGTGGTGCAGGTGCCCAGCGTGCTCCGCCAGCTGGTGCCCATGCCGGTGGACAAGGGCCTCGCGTTCCTGCTGCTGGGCGAGGTCATCGCCCTGTGCGCGGCCGACCTCTTCCCCGGCTACGTGGTGGAGCACACCACCGCCTTCCGCGTGACGCGCAACTGGGACCTCAACGTGGACGATGAGGAGAGCGAGGATCTGCTCTCCACCATCCAGGACGAGCTGCGCCGGCGGGACCGGGGCGCCGCGGTGCGCCTGGAGCTGGACGCCTCGGCCAGCCCTCAAATCGAGTCCCTGCTCACCGCGGCCCTGAAGCTGGGGCCCATGGATGTGTACCGGCAGCAGGCGCCGTTGCAGCCCTCGGATTTGATGGGGCTCCTGGATGTCGAGCCCCGGCCGGAGTTGCGCGTGGAGCCCTTCGTGCCCGCTGTGCCTCCGGTGCTGCGCGACGTCGAGTCGCTCTTCGGGGTCGTCGCCGAACGGGACATCCTCCTGCACCACCCCTACGAGTCCTTCGACCCGGTGGTGCGCTTGCTGGAGGAGGCCGCGGAGGATCCGGATGTCCTGGCCATCAAGCAGACGCTGTACCGCACCAGTGGGGACAGTCCCATTGCCCGGGCGCTGTCGCGCGCGGTGGAGAACGGCAAGCAGGTGGCGGTGCTGGTGGAGATAAAAGCCCGCCTGGACGAGGCCAACAACATCGCCTGGGCGCGGAAGATGGAGGAGAGCGGGGTGCACGTCGTCTACGGCCTCATCGGCCTGAAGACGCACGCCAAGGTGGTGCTGGTGGTGCGCCGTGAGGGCAACGGCATCCGCCGTTACGTGCACCTGGGCACGGGCAACTACAACCCCCACACCGCGCGCCTGTACACGGACCTGTCGCTCTTCACCTCGCGCGAGGAGATAGCGGACGACGTCAGCGCGCTCTTCAACATGCTCACCGGCTACGCGGTGGCGCCGCAGTGGAAGCGGCTGGCGGTGGCGCCCATGGGCCTGCAGGAGCGGGTGCTCTCGCTCATCCAGCGCGAGGCGGAGAAGGCCCGGCGCGGCGAGCCCGCGCGCATCGTGGCGAAGATGAACTCGCTGGTGGACGCCACCGTCATCCGCGCCCTCTACGCGGCCAGCCAGGCGGGGGTGGACATCGACCTGCTGGTGCGAGGCATCTGCTGCCTGCGGCCGGGAGGGCCGGGCGTGAGCGAGCGCATCCGCGTGACGAGCGTGGTGGACCGCTTCCTGGAGCACAGCCGGGTGTTCGCCTTCGGAGCGGGTGCCAACCCGGAGGTGTGGATGAGCAGCGCGGACTGGATGCCGCGCAACTTCCTGCGCCGCGTGGAGGTGATGTTCCCCGTGGAGGACCCGGCCATCCGCCAGCGGTTGCTGGACGAGGTGCTGGGCGTCGCGCTCGCGGACAACGTGAAGGCGCGGAGGCTGCAGGTGGACGGCTCCTACGTGCCGGTGGGAAGGAATGGACACCAGGTGCGCAGCCAGTCGGTGCTGATGGAGCGGGCGAAGCGCAACAGCCACCAGGACCCCAAGCCGTTGGAGGCGCTGCGCCACGCCACGGCCCCGGATGCGCCCACGCCCTCACGGCAGGTGCCGCAGACTTCGGGGTGA
- a CDS encoding sensor histidine kinase, with amino-acid sequence MSEQPGMESVLDFLTVPVVRLEEGSARVLFTNAAARALPFSLVPPTAALDAEGAPLPPEQHPVQRAARGEQLEGELFRWVTPEGVRTFVIHSRVDRSRSPGVVTLTFQDISPWRHAEEDLRRALEARDSFLSVASHELKSPITVLQLVLERLQRGARRETELSGSQVAERLEPALRQVRRLGVLVQNLLDVSRARNNHFVLDRERFELGSLVREVCERFTEQSRQAGSTLVAEDCPLVEVHWDRLRVEQALSNLVTNAIKYGAGGPISVRAELQDGAVSLRVEDRGIGVTDGDRERIFNPFERAASGHRVESLGLGLYIVREIARAHGGTVGVSGREGGGSCFTIRLPVEVTEVVSE; translated from the coding sequence GTGTCCGAGCAGCCAGGCATGGAGAGCGTTCTCGATTTCCTCACGGTTCCCGTGGTCCGGCTCGAAGAGGGGTCCGCGCGCGTCCTGTTCACCAACGCGGCGGCACGGGCGCTTCCCTTCTCCCTGGTGCCTCCCACCGCCGCGCTCGATGCCGAGGGCGCTCCCCTCCCACCCGAGCAACACCCGGTGCAGCGGGCCGCGCGAGGTGAACAGCTGGAGGGGGAGTTGTTCCGCTGGGTGACGCCCGAGGGAGTCCGCACGTTCGTGATTCACTCCCGGGTGGACCGCTCCCGCTCGCCGGGCGTGGTGACGCTGACCTTCCAGGACATCAGCCCTTGGCGGCACGCGGAAGAGGACCTGCGGCGGGCGCTCGAGGCCCGCGACAGCTTCCTGTCCGTGGCCTCGCACGAGCTCAAGTCCCCCATCACCGTGCTCCAGCTCGTGCTGGAGCGCCTGCAGCGGGGCGCCCGCCGCGAGACGGAGTTGTCGGGGAGCCAGGTGGCCGAGAGGTTGGAGCCCGCCCTGCGGCAGGTGCGCCGGCTGGGCGTGCTGGTACAGAACCTGCTCGACGTGAGCCGCGCCCGCAACAACCACTTCGTGTTGGACCGTGAGCGCTTCGAGCTGGGCTCCCTGGTGCGCGAGGTGTGCGAGCGCTTCACCGAGCAGTCCCGGCAGGCGGGTTCGACGCTGGTGGCGGAGGACTGTCCTCTGGTCGAGGTCCACTGGGACAGACTGCGGGTGGAGCAGGCTCTCAGCAACCTGGTCACCAACGCCATCAAGTATGGCGCGGGCGGGCCCATCTCGGTGCGTGCCGAGCTCCAGGACGGGGCGGTGTCCCTGCGGGTGGAGGACCGGGGCATCGGCGTGACCGATGGAGACAGGGAGCGCATCTTCAACCCGTTCGAGCGGGCCGCCTCGGGCCACCGCGTGGAGAGCCTGGGGCTCGGCCTGTACATCGTCCGGGAGATTGCCCGTGCCCATGGGGGCACGGTGGGTGTGTCGGGGCGGGAGGGTGGAGGTTCCTGCTTCACGATCCGCCTGCCGGTGGAGGTGACGGAGGTGGTCAGTGAGTGA
- a CDS encoding ATPase domain-containing protein, producing the protein MSESRNEGEGGGGGEARVQTGIRRLDFILKGGFKAGGAYAVMGPPGSGKTIFANQLCCNHIEMQGGRCVYMTLLVESHAKMVAHLSSLRFFKQEYLPDRLYYISGYQEVREEGFTGLLELIRRTLRERKATLFVIDGMESAEQFSSSPQAYREFVHALQTAANLLGCTTLLLSNLRSRSHVENALVDGVIELSDQLIGPRAVRELTVHKFRGSDYLRGRHEVEITNDGLIIHPRTEIQFSKPPEQAREQRIRMGFGLKRLDEMVGGGVPSGSTVALVGAPGTGKTLLGLSFLVEGARQGQRGTYFGFYEPPPRLIEKAEDVGIPLERYVKNGRITLEWQPPLEHFMDSLAEQLLEKLRLDEKHTERRRLFIDGAEGFRAAAVYADRIPRFLSALTNQLRMQDVTTVITDELDLFHPELDLPTPELANVVETVVVLRYLELRSQMFRLLSVMKMRESAYDTSLREFRITSNGIDVAESFESAEVLLSGHARVRDGDGKGRGTGDKPPRTRKATTRRTAVKRAGRSGKGGGGKR; encoded by the coding sequence GTGAGTGAGTCCCGGAACGAGGGCGAGGGCGGCGGGGGTGGGGAGGCGCGGGTCCAGACGGGCATCCGGCGCCTGGACTTCATCCTCAAGGGGGGGTTCAAGGCGGGCGGGGCCTATGCCGTGATGGGGCCGCCAGGCAGCGGGAAGACCATCTTCGCCAACCAGTTGTGCTGCAATCACATCGAGATGCAGGGCGGACGGTGCGTCTACATGACCCTGCTCGTCGAGTCGCACGCGAAGATGGTGGCGCACCTCTCCTCGCTGCGCTTCTTCAAGCAGGAGTACCTCCCCGACAGGCTCTACTACATCAGTGGCTATCAGGAGGTGCGTGAGGAGGGCTTCACCGGACTGCTCGAGCTCATCCGCCGCACGCTGCGCGAGCGCAAGGCGACCCTCTTCGTCATCGATGGCATGGAGAGCGCGGAGCAGTTCTCCTCCAGTCCCCAGGCCTACCGGGAGTTCGTGCACGCGCTCCAGACCGCGGCCAACCTGCTGGGCTGCACCACGCTGCTGCTCTCCAACCTGCGCTCGCGCTCGCACGTGGAGAACGCGCTGGTGGATGGTGTCATCGAGCTGTCCGACCAGCTCATCGGGCCGCGCGCCGTGCGCGAGCTGACGGTGCACAAGTTCCGCGGCAGCGACTACCTCCGGGGCCGTCACGAGGTGGAGATCACCAACGATGGGCTGATCATCCACCCTCGCACGGAGATTCAATTCAGCAAGCCGCCCGAGCAGGCTCGAGAGCAGCGCATCCGCATGGGGTTCGGCCTGAAGCGGCTGGACGAGATGGTCGGTGGGGGCGTGCCCTCGGGCTCCACCGTCGCCCTGGTGGGGGCGCCAGGGACGGGCAAGACGCTGCTGGGCCTCTCCTTCCTGGTGGAGGGGGCACGCCAGGGCCAGCGCGGGACGTACTTCGGGTTCTACGAGCCGCCGCCCCGCCTCATCGAGAAGGCCGAGGACGTGGGCATCCCCCTGGAGCGCTACGTGAAGAACGGCCGCATCACGCTGGAGTGGCAGCCGCCGCTGGAGCACTTCATGGACTCGCTGGCGGAGCAGCTCCTGGAGAAGCTGCGGCTCGATGAGAAGCACACGGAGCGCCGGCGCCTGTTCATCGACGGGGCCGAGGGCTTTCGCGCGGCGGCGGTGTATGCGGACCGCATCCCCCGCTTCCTGTCGGCCCTCACCAACCAGCTCCGCATGCAGGATGTGACGACCGTCATCACCGACGAGCTGGATCTCTTCCATCCCGAGCTCGACCTGCCCACCCCCGAGCTGGCCAACGTGGTGGAGACGGTGGTGGTGTTGCGCTACCTGGAGCTGCGCTCGCAGATGTTCCGGCTGCTCTCCGTCATGAAGATGCGCGAGAGCGCCTATGACACCTCGTTGCGAGAGTTCCGCATCACCTCCAACGGCATCGACGTCGCCGAGTCCTTCGAGAGCGCCGAGGTCCTCCTCAGCGGGCACGCGCGCGTGCGCGACGGAGACGGGAAGGGGAGAGGGACGGGAGACAAGCCTCCCCGGACCCGGAAGGCAACGACGCGGCGGACGGCGGTCAAGCGCGCCGGCAGGTCAGGCAAGGGCGGCGGGGGCAAGCGGTGA
- a CDS encoding response regulator, with the protein MKNILVVEDEFDVQQVVADVLRDEGYEVAVCGNGREALEYLRKHRPDVVVMDVMMPILSGPQVLEQMAKSPELKGVPVILMSEISPPESEPRRWRSFLRKPFRLEQLLDAVSRVSGVMGRA; encoded by the coding sequence GTGAAGAACATCCTGGTCGTCGAGGACGAGTTCGACGTGCAACAGGTCGTGGCCGACGTCCTGCGGGACGAGGGCTACGAGGTCGCCGTCTGCGGGAATGGCCGGGAGGCCCTCGAATATCTGCGCAAGCACCGCCCGGACGTCGTCGTCATGGACGTGATGATGCCCATCCTCTCCGGGCCGCAGGTGCTCGAGCAGATGGCGAAGAGTCCCGAGCTGAAGGGCGTGCCCGTCATCCTCATGAGTGAGATTTCACCGCCGGAGTCGGAGCCGCGGCGCTGGCGCTCCTTCTTGAGGAAACCCTTCCGGCTCGAGCAGCTCCTGGACGCGGTGTCCCGGGTGTCCGGGGTGATGGGCAGGGCCTGA
- a CDS encoding phospholipase D-like domain-containing protein — protein sequence MLSAQTRGQRITLLDGGAEAYPRMLEAIASATRRVHLEVYAFEREGVGSRFVSALTAAAHRGVEVKVIVDGWGTIGGSRALADTLRASGIKVRIHNPLTSILHGRIWRNHRKILLVDDTVAFLGGINIGDHYATEEGRPGWADLALELRGDICARLGARLTAGASTLEAGPVRLLLSGFGGGWRLRARYLAALAQSREKVVLAHAYFLPDRGFVRALKRAAKRGVEVNLLLAGRSDVPFARAATMRLYRTLLHAGVRIHEWTATTLHAKAAVVDGRRLLVGSFNLDPLSLVNLETLVEVEDADVAEGATHWMERHMAQARPVGLEDCARSGLQRWLLDVVGLAVARFAEHFASFVGSRRMRRRD from the coding sequence ATGCTGTCCGCGCAGACACGGGGGCAACGCATCACCCTGCTCGACGGGGGCGCCGAGGCCTACCCTCGCATGCTGGAGGCCATCGCCTCGGCCACCCGGCGCGTGCACCTGGAGGTGTACGCCTTCGAGCGCGAGGGCGTGGGCTCGCGCTTCGTCTCGGCCCTCACCGCCGCGGCCCACCGGGGCGTGGAGGTGAAGGTCATCGTCGACGGCTGGGGCACCATCGGCGGGAGCCGCGCGCTCGCGGACACCCTGCGCGCGTCCGGCATCAAGGTCCGCATCCACAACCCGCTCACCTCCATCCTCCACGGCCGCATCTGGCGCAACCACCGGAAGATCCTCCTCGTGGATGACACGGTGGCCTTCCTCGGGGGCATCAACATCGGGGACCACTACGCCACCGAGGAGGGGCGGCCGGGGTGGGCGGACCTGGCGCTGGAGCTGCGGGGCGACATCTGCGCGCGGCTCGGTGCCCGGCTCACCGCGGGGGCGTCCACGCTGGAGGCGGGCCCGGTGCGGCTGCTGCTGTCCGGCTTCGGCGGAGGGTGGCGCCTGAGGGCGCGCTACCTGGCGGCGCTGGCGCAGTCCCGGGAGAAGGTGGTGCTGGCCCACGCGTACTTCCTGCCGGACCGAGGCTTCGTGCGCGCCCTCAAACGGGCGGCGAAGCGGGGGGTGGAGGTGAACCTGCTGCTGGCCGGCCGCAGCGACGTCCCCTTCGCCCGCGCGGCCACCATGCGCCTGTACCGCACCCTGCTGCACGCGGGCGTGCGCATCCACGAGTGGACGGCCACCACGCTGCACGCCAAGGCGGCGGTGGTGGACGGGCGGCGGCTGCTGGTGGGCAGCTTCAACCTCGACCCCCTCTCGCTGGTGAACCTGGAGACGCTGGTGGAGGTGGAGGACGCCGACGTCGCCGAGGGGGCCACCCACTGGATGGAGCGGCACATGGCCCAGGCCCGGCCGGTGGGCCTGGAGGACTGCGCGCGCTCGGGCCTCCAGCGCTGGCTGCTGGACGTGGTGGGCCTGGCGGTGGCGCGCTTCGCCGAACACTTCGCCAGCTTCGTCGGCTCGCGGCGCATGCGCCGCCGGGACTGA
- a CDS encoding serine/threonine-protein kinase, protein MAQVYRGLHEMLQREVAIKEMLADPVRDKEAVSRFRREALALAAFRHQNIVTLYDLVEKNDVLFMVMEFVDGPTLHELIKEGPLPPEVGAAVGARIAGALEHAHFRRIIHRDLKPANVMLTKAGDVKLMDFGVAKDVGLEALTAQGMAVGTPSYMSPEQVTGAPVDGRTDLFALGVLLYEALSGGRPFLGRNAGEVFARIRDGDYTPLSKVAPQVPKPLADIIQRALQVKPEDRFPNAAAMRRELESFLAQHVRMSYEAFLVGFLRHRQKLTETEALAHLTQEELSIVEDFELQARPPRAWVPWLLAAATAAAGLGAGLAFTQSYWMGLVRQLTLR, encoded by the coding sequence ATGGCCCAGGTCTACCGGGGTCTCCACGAGATGCTCCAGCGCGAGGTCGCCATCAAGGAGATGCTCGCCGACCCCGTCCGCGACAAGGAGGCCGTCTCCCGCTTCCGCCGCGAGGCGCTCGCGCTCGCCGCCTTCCGCCACCAGAACATCGTCACCCTCTACGACCTGGTGGAGAAGAACGACGTCCTCTTCATGGTCATGGAGTTCGTGGACGGGCCCACCCTGCACGAGCTCATCAAGGAAGGGCCGCTGCCCCCCGAGGTGGGTGCCGCCGTCGGCGCCCGCATCGCCGGGGCGCTCGAGCACGCGCACTTCCGCCGCATCATCCACCGCGACCTCAAGCCCGCCAACGTGATGCTCACCAAGGCCGGCGACGTGAAGCTGATGGACTTCGGTGTCGCCAAGGACGTCGGCCTGGAGGCCCTCACCGCCCAGGGCATGGCCGTGGGCACCCCCTCGTACATGTCCCCTGAACAGGTCACGGGCGCGCCCGTGGACGGACGCACGGACCTGTTCGCGCTCGGGGTTCTCCTCTACGAGGCCCTCTCCGGCGGCCGCCCCTTCCTCGGCCGCAACGCCGGCGAGGTCTTCGCCCGCATCCGCGATGGCGACTACACCCCCCTGAGCAAGGTCGCCCCCCAGGTCCCCAAGCCCCTGGCCGACATCATCCAGCGCGCCCTCCAGGTGAAGCCCGAGGACCGTTTCCCCAACGCCGCCGCCATGCGCCGCGAGCTGGAGTCCTTCCTCGCTCAGCATGTGCGCATGTCCTACGAGGCCTTCCTCGTCGGCTTCCTCCGCCACCGCCAGAAGCTCACCGAGACCGAGGCCCTCGCCCATCTCACCCAGGAGGAGCTGAGCATCGTCGAGGACTTCGAATTGCAGGCCCGCCCTCCTCGCGCCTGGGTCCCCTGGCTCCTCGCCGCCGCCACCGCCGCCGCCGGTCTCGGCGCCGGGCTCGCGTTTACTCAGTCCTATTGGATGGGGCTCGTGCGGCAGTTGACCCTCCGCTAA